From a region of the Myxococcus fulvus genome:
- a CDS encoding transporter substrate-binding domain-containing protein: MVSSRWFVAALLVCVVACKQEPPAPTPVAPVATPVVTEPEDLPFPETPLPLVAEAAPPDAEPAKPPEPPFTGDLPALRKRGVLRILVETTDESSLPRQGTPRSQDRELLERFAEKHGLSVELIAVERFDQLIPLLKEGRGDIIAADLTVTPERSRELSFTRPIALVNEVLVGKKGATDLPRKPEDLAGRAVHVRASSTFAASLAALAKAKAPGLTVHPEPESLDSEELVWKVSRGELPLTVVDSHLLAAIQTYNPDVEALFPVAEKRALAWAVRLENPMLRTALDAFLVERALTDHREQRFTGDLDGIRKRGVLRVLTRNSPVTYFLHRGEQAGFDYQMAKLAADALKVRLEVVVPDTYEELLTWLKEGRGDVIAAALTVTPERQREVAFSRPYLFVEEVLVQRVGAPRPASLADLKGQSIHVRRTSSHFAHLSSLATQHGFTVVEEPEDQDTETLIDRVARGEIPFTVTDSHILAAERVYREDVEAALTVPGQGEPAGKDGHHGIAFAVRPGSVKLRAFLDGFVQKTYRGTEYNLARRRYFEGRRAEAPATTEAAVAAGTISPYDLLVRSYSSRYGMDWRLMVAQMFQESRFDPTARSWVGAQGLFQVMPATGRELGFRKLEDPDQGIHAGVKYMHQLLGRIAPEIPFKQRLRFALASYNAGLGHVLDARRLAQEQGLDPNRWFGNVEKAMLLLEKPKHYRRARHGYCRGSEPVKYVSEIQTRYGAYVSVVQH, translated from the coding sequence ATGGTGTCGTCTCGTTGGTTCGTCGCCGCGCTGCTCGTATGTGTCGTCGCCTGCAAGCAGGAGCCTCCCGCTCCCACGCCGGTGGCGCCCGTGGCCACGCCCGTCGTCACGGAGCCCGAAGACCTGCCGTTCCCCGAGACACCCCTGCCGCTCGTCGCCGAAGCCGCGCCGCCCGACGCCGAGCCCGCGAAGCCTCCCGAGCCCCCGTTCACCGGTGACCTCCCGGCCCTCCGCAAGCGCGGCGTCCTGCGCATCCTCGTGGAGACCACCGACGAGAGCTCCCTGCCTCGCCAGGGCACGCCCCGCTCACAGGACCGCGAGCTGCTCGAGCGCTTCGCCGAGAAGCACGGCCTGTCCGTCGAGCTCATCGCCGTGGAGCGCTTCGACCAGCTCATCCCCCTGCTGAAGGAGGGACGCGGAGACATCATCGCCGCCGACCTCACCGTCACGCCGGAGCGCTCCCGCGAGCTGTCCTTCACCCGTCCCATCGCCCTGGTGAACGAGGTGCTCGTCGGCAAGAAGGGCGCCACGGACCTGCCGCGCAAGCCCGAGGACCTCGCGGGCCGCGCCGTGCACGTGCGCGCCAGCTCCACCTTCGCCGCGTCCCTCGCCGCGCTCGCGAAAGCCAAGGCCCCGGGCCTCACCGTCCACCCCGAGCCCGAGAGCCTCGACTCCGAGGAACTCGTGTGGAAGGTCTCGCGCGGAGAGCTGCCCCTCACCGTCGTCGATAGCCACCTGCTGGCCGCCATCCAGACGTACAATCCGGACGTCGAGGCGCTCTTCCCCGTCGCGGAGAAGCGCGCGCTCGCCTGGGCCGTGCGGCTGGAGAACCCGATGCTGCGCACCGCGCTGGACGCCTTCCTCGTCGAGCGCGCCCTCACCGACCATCGCGAGCAGCGCTTCACCGGAGACCTCGACGGCATCCGCAAGCGCGGCGTGCTCCGTGTGCTCACCCGCAACAGCCCCGTCACCTACTTCCTCCACCGCGGCGAACAGGCGGGCTTCGACTACCAGATGGCGAAGCTCGCCGCGGACGCGCTCAAGGTGCGCCTGGAGGTCGTCGTCCCGGACACGTACGAGGAGCTGCTCACGTGGCTCAAGGAGGGCCGGGGAGACGTCATCGCCGCCGCGCTCACCGTCACGCCCGAGCGGCAGCGCGAGGTCGCCTTCAGTCGCCCGTATCTCTTCGTGGAGGAGGTCCTCGTGCAGCGCGTCGGCGCGCCCCGTCCCGCGTCCCTCGCGGACCTGAAGGGCCAGTCCATCCACGTGCGTCGCACGTCCAGCCACTTCGCCCACTTGAGCAGCCTCGCGACCCAACACGGGTTCACCGTGGTCGAGGAGCCCGAGGACCAGGACACGGAGACGCTCATCGACCGCGTGGCGCGCGGCGAGATTCCCTTCACCGTCACGGACAGCCACATCCTCGCCGCCGAGCGCGTCTATCGCGAGGACGTGGAGGCCGCGCTGACGGTGCCGGGGCAGGGCGAGCCCGCGGGCAAGGACGGACACCACGGCATCGCCTTCGCCGTGCGCCCGGGAAGCGTGAAGCTGCGCGCCTTCCTCGACGGCTTCGTGCAGAAGACCTACCGCGGCACCGAGTACAACCTGGCCCGCCGCCGCTACTTCGAGGGACGCCGCGCCGAGGCCCCCGCGACCACCGAGGCGGCCGTGGCCGCGGGCACCATCTCCCCCTACGACCTGCTGGTGCGCTCGTACTCCTCGCGCTACGGCATGGACTGGCGATTGATGGTGGCGCAGATGTTCCAGGAGAGCCGCTTCGACCCCACGGCGCGAAGCTGGGTGGGCGCGCAGGGCCTCTTCCAGGTCATGCCCGCCACGGGCCGCGAGCTGGGCTTCCGCAAGCTCGAGGACCCCGACCAGGGCATCCACGCGGGCGTGAAGTACATGCACCAGCTCCTCGGCCGCATCGCCCCGGAGATTCCCTTCAAGCAGCGCCTGCGCTTCGCCCTGGCCTCCTACAACGCGGGCCTGGGCCACGTGCTGGACGCGCGCCGGCTCGCGCAGGAGCAGGGCCTGGACCCCAACCGCTGGTTCGGCAACGTGGAGAAGGCCATGCTCCTCTTGGAGAAGCCCAAGCACTACCGCCGCGCGCGGCACGGCTACTGCCGGGGCTCGGAGCCCGTGAAGTACGTCTCCGAAATCCAGACGCGCTACGGCGCCTACGTGTCCGTCGTCCAGCACTGA
- a CDS encoding S1 family peptidase: MGNNNSTMTTKALNSITTTLLISLTIPASTPSSPPATTVTFHAKAIDGASAHFISLKIGDEDGARGSGFVIGIEGHDLIIATAAHVILGDEKIMPQIFPSGDVAAPVPGEACTLLASGHPTIDVAFLRCPGPEEHVATIATRTFARTSSITALNAGSALNLIGRGKWRNLLSDSNNALLSKGQPGSAFRFSSEAATRGFSGGPILDKNWNIVGLTTGLDPTNDGIGLGVRIEDVLSLAIARKVPVNLSKAILTHINEFTASPSEVRLGAKSQLQWRASGATICSLNGKSVKPSDSLIARPTQSTSYLLVCSNESSRDEASVTIEVVAKDDPPFIELEASASTIRKGERATLRWSSTNSTQCRFNDEESTRSTSGTRQVSPSASGKYTLQCRGPGGESAKDIDLIVLCPVKISSFRATPNPSNGEETVNLSWESSCATSCAISPDIGDVESTDTIEVEPRRTTTYRIECSSDTATDRAQVRVRIQKSEIDTPPLRIVNYCCTMQGRFGPGQIPGPLGGQCLWIFPNGYRLIGILCE; the protein is encoded by the coding sequence ATGGGAAATAATAATTCCACCATGACAACAAAAGCCCTCAATTCAATCACTACAACACTTCTCATATCCCTAACCATCCCCGCATCAACACCTTCTTCGCCACCAGCCACAACCGTCACTTTTCACGCAAAAGCGATAGATGGTGCGAGCGCCCACTTCATCTCCCTCAAAATTGGCGATGAAGACGGCGCAAGGGGCAGCGGATTTGTCATTGGCATAGAAGGGCACGATTTAATTATCGCAACTGCTGCCCACGTTATACTCGGCGACGAGAAGATAATGCCTCAGATTTTCCCGAGTGGGGATGTTGCCGCCCCTGTACCAGGAGAAGCATGCACTCTTCTTGCCTCAGGACATCCAACTATCGACGTAGCATTCCTGCGATGCCCTGGGCCAGAAGAACACGTAGCAACAATTGCTACCCGGACATTTGCACGCACATCAAGCATCACCGCACTAAACGCGGGCAGTGCACTGAACTTAATCGGCAGAGGGAAGTGGCGAAACTTACTCTCAGACTCCAACAACGCCCTCCTCAGCAAAGGGCAGCCCGGATCCGCCTTCCGCTTCTCTAGTGAAGCCGCAACAAGAGGATTCTCAGGAGGGCCAATTCTCGACAAGAACTGGAATATCGTTGGCCTCACAACAGGTCTAGATCCAACCAATGACGGCATTGGACTTGGAGTCAGAATTGAGGACGTACTCTCATTGGCAATTGCGCGTAAAGTCCCCGTAAACCTATCGAAAGCAATACTAACACACATAAACGAATTCACTGCATCCCCATCAGAGGTCAGGCTAGGCGCAAAATCTCAACTTCAGTGGAGAGCAAGTGGAGCCACTATCTGCAGCTTGAATGGGAAATCCGTCAAACCATCCGACTCACTCATTGCCCGGCCGACACAGTCAACAAGCTATCTATTGGTATGCTCAAACGAATCAAGCAGGGATGAAGCAAGTGTCACAATTGAGGTCGTCGCCAAAGACGACCCTCCATTCATCGAGCTTGAGGCATCAGCGAGCACTATTCGAAAAGGCGAGAGAGCAACGCTTCGATGGTCCTCAACCAACAGCACTCAATGTCGATTCAATGATGAGGAAAGCACTCGCAGTACAAGCGGAACGCGTCAAGTCTCACCTTCTGCCTCAGGAAAATACACGCTCCAATGCCGCGGACCAGGCGGAGAGTCGGCCAAAGACATCGACCTCATTGTCCTCTGCCCAGTTAAAATATCATCATTTAGGGCGACCCCCAATCCAAGCAACGGAGAGGAGACTGTCAATCTTTCTTGGGAGTCCTCCTGTGCAACCTCCTGCGCAATCAGCCCAGACATTGGCGACGTGGAGTCAACCGACACAATTGAAGTTGAGCCTCGACGAACAACTACCTATCGTATCGAGTGTTCTAGTGACACGGCGACCGACCGGGCCCAGGTACGGGTCCGCATTCAAAAATCGGAAATTGACACCCCACCCCTAAGGATCGTCAATTATTGCTGCACTATGCAGGGGCGGTTTGGTCCCGGGCAAATTCCTGGTCCACTGGGGGGGCAGTGTCTTTGGATATTCCCAAATGGCTACCGCCTTATAGGTATACTATGTGAGTAG
- a CDS encoding fatty acid desaturase family protein has product MSSSLPPAFNIASVDVEGFHRDLKALRAELDANLGEADAKHLRKIERWGRIGTLLGIATCWIAPNPFSAAALSVGRSTRWLLMHHVGHRGYDRVPGLPASRTGKGFAKGARRYLDWLDWMLPDAWVFEHNVLHHSYTGEESDPDLLERNAEGTLRNPARPLFLRYVQLTLLALTWRASYYAPETLSALRRKGRRDGGSLSGAEWKELLLRCYLPYAAVQFVLFPALFLIIGPWAAFSAFCNSLMADVLTSVHTFLVVGPNHTGEDLYRFDTSPANKGERYVQQVIGSANYRTGGDLNDFAHLWLNYQIEHHIWPDLPMLKYREAQPKVLALCQKYGIPYVQESVWTRVRKMVDVVVGKRSMRKLTPREGAETAPVAPESLQAHVA; this is encoded by the coding sequence ATGTCGTCGTCTCTGCCCCCCGCGTTCAACATTGCCTCCGTGGACGTGGAGGGCTTCCACCGGGACCTGAAGGCACTGCGCGCGGAGCTCGACGCCAATCTGGGCGAGGCGGACGCCAAGCACCTCCGGAAGATCGAGCGCTGGGGCCGCATCGGCACGCTGCTGGGCATCGCCACCTGCTGGATCGCCCCGAACCCGTTCAGCGCCGCCGCGCTCAGCGTGGGCCGCTCGACGCGCTGGCTCCTCATGCACCACGTGGGACACCGCGGCTATGACCGCGTCCCCGGGCTCCCCGCGTCCCGCACCGGCAAGGGCTTCGCCAAGGGCGCTCGTCGCTACCTCGATTGGCTCGACTGGATGCTCCCAGATGCCTGGGTGTTCGAGCACAACGTGCTCCACCACTCGTACACCGGTGAGGAGTCGGACCCCGACCTCCTCGAGCGCAACGCGGAGGGCACGCTGCGCAACCCGGCCCGACCCCTGTTCCTGCGCTACGTCCAGCTCACGCTCCTGGCCCTCACCTGGCGCGCCTCGTACTACGCCCCCGAGACGCTCAGCGCCCTGCGCCGCAAGGGCCGTCGTGATGGCGGCTCGCTCTCCGGCGCCGAGTGGAAGGAGCTGCTACTTCGCTGCTACCTCCCGTACGCCGCCGTCCAGTTCGTCCTCTTCCCGGCCCTGTTCCTCATCATCGGTCCCTGGGCGGCGTTCAGCGCGTTCTGCAACTCGCTGATGGCGGATGTGCTCACCAGCGTCCACACGTTCCTCGTCGTTGGCCCCAACCACACCGGCGAGGACCTGTACCGCTTCGACACGTCCCCCGCGAACAAGGGCGAGCGCTACGTCCAACAGGTCATCGGCAGCGCGAACTACCGCACCGGCGGTGACCTCAACGACTTCGCCCACCTCTGGCTGAACTACCAGATCGAACACCACATCTGGCCCGACCTGCCGATGCTCAAATACCGCGAGGCCCAGCCCAAGGTCCTCGCCCTTTGCCAGAAGTACGGCATCCCCTACGTCCAGGAGAGTGTCTGGACCCGCGTCCGGAAGATGGTGGACGTCGTCGTGGGCAAGCGCTCCATGCGCAAGCTCACCCCTCGCGAGGGCGCGGAGACCGCTCCAGTCGCCCCCGAGTCACTCCAGGCTCACGTGGCCTGA
- a CDS encoding DUF4139 domain-containing protein codes for MSTPLTLPVVKVTVLEDRALVERRGEVPLVPGAQRLVIAGLSPLAVDRSLQAKLAGGTVSQARVRRVTRAQPPEALREHATELSRRVADLERLERQARADRERLNTRHGLLTAAHADVYRAISEQSGGGVAQPDTWKQQLDSVREALEAVDSARRLAAVEEQRLQQQLAQARGALSNTQKPETKLDVHAELEVGHPAGGTALLSITYLVPCAAWRPAYRATLEPAQGTQGPTVRLECEAVVWQRTEEEWKDVELALSTARPTLGAAPPRLETDWLFLRDKTEREKQVVDVSVREEVIQNTGEGAGARRDEGLPGMDDGGEALSLTAPHRANIPADGEPHRIPLFQFTAPAASELVVCPELSPLVHRVARFDNVGPSVLLAGPVDLVRTSGYVGRSQLRFTGKGERVRLGFGSEDSLRVARMTDIQEETSRLTGRKQKTHHVKMFLSNMSAQPAAVALEERIPVSEVESVEVTLQKDTTRPAPTKVSAEGIARFELTAPPRSQQELTLVYTVSSAAKVAGL; via the coding sequence ATGAGCACGCCCCTCACCCTGCCGGTGGTCAAGGTCACCGTCCTGGAAGATCGCGCGCTCGTCGAGCGTCGCGGCGAAGTCCCGTTGGTCCCCGGAGCGCAGCGGCTGGTCATCGCCGGCCTGTCGCCGCTGGCGGTGGACCGCTCGCTCCAGGCGAAGCTCGCCGGAGGCACCGTGTCCCAGGCCCGCGTGCGCCGCGTGACGCGCGCCCAGCCCCCGGAGGCGCTGCGCGAGCACGCCACGGAGCTGAGCCGCCGCGTCGCGGACCTGGAACGCCTGGAGCGTCAGGCCCGCGCGGACCGGGAGCGGCTGAACACGCGCCACGGCCTGCTCACCGCGGCCCACGCGGACGTGTACCGCGCCATCTCCGAGCAGTCCGGTGGAGGCGTCGCGCAGCCCGACACGTGGAAGCAGCAGCTCGACAGCGTGCGCGAGGCGCTGGAGGCCGTGGACTCGGCCCGGCGGCTGGCGGCCGTGGAGGAGCAGCGCCTGCAACAGCAGCTCGCGCAGGCCCGCGGCGCGCTGTCGAATACGCAGAAGCCCGAGACGAAGCTGGACGTGCACGCCGAGCTCGAGGTGGGCCACCCCGCGGGCGGCACGGCGCTGTTGTCCATCACCTACCTGGTGCCCTGCGCCGCGTGGCGCCCCGCGTACCGCGCGACGCTGGAGCCGGCCCAGGGTACCCAGGGCCCGACGGTGCGGCTGGAGTGCGAGGCCGTGGTGTGGCAGCGCACCGAGGAGGAGTGGAAGGACGTGGAGCTGGCGCTGTCCACGGCGCGTCCCACGCTGGGCGCGGCGCCGCCGCGGCTGGAGACGGACTGGCTCTTCCTGCGCGACAAGACGGAGCGCGAGAAGCAGGTGGTGGACGTGTCGGTGCGCGAGGAGGTCATCCAGAACACGGGCGAGGGGGCCGGCGCGCGACGCGACGAGGGCCTTCCGGGCATGGATGACGGCGGCGAGGCGCTGTCCCTCACCGCGCCCCACCGCGCCAACATCCCCGCGGACGGAGAGCCGCACCGCATCCCCCTGTTCCAGTTCACCGCGCCCGCCGCGTCGGAGCTGGTGGTGTGCCCGGAGCTGTCGCCGCTGGTGCACCGCGTGGCGAGGTTCGACAACGTGGGCCCGTCCGTGTTGCTGGCGGGGCCGGTGGACCTGGTGCGGACCAGCGGCTACGTGGGGCGCTCGCAGCTGCGCTTCACGGGCAAGGGTGAGCGCGTGCGCCTGGGCTTCGGCAGCGAGGACTCGCTGCGCGTCGCCCGGATGACGGACATCCAGGAGGAGACGAGCCGGCTCACGGGGCGCAAGCAGAAGACGCACCACGTGAAGATGTTCCTCTCCAACATGAGCGCCCAGCCCGCGGCGGTGGCGCTGGAGGAGCGCATCCCCGTCTCGGAGGTGGAGTCGGTGGAGGTGACGCTCCAGAAGGACACCACCCGCCCCGCGCCCACGAAGGTGAGCGCGGAGGGCATCGCCCGCTTCGAGCTGACGGCGCCGCCGCGCTCGCAGCAGGAGTTGACGTTGGTCTACACGGTGAGCAGCGCCGCGAAGGTGGCGGGGCTCTAG
- a CDS encoding HD domain-containing protein: MKTKSSPPVALLRGRKTLPLIETYFELNHLKQLFRQGWLRVGIPTERCESVAEHSLFVALLCLFIADSHFPEADAGRAVRIALLHDLGEAYVGDLTPHDGVGREDKHARERRAMEQLVGKLPRGAEYLALWDEYEQGTSFEARLVRQVDRLEMGLQACVYEHQGAGDLSEFFASVEKVLEAPELRAVLAELEALRPD, from the coding sequence ATGAAGACGAAGAGCTCGCCGCCCGTGGCCCTGTTGCGAGGACGCAAGACGCTCCCGCTCATCGAGACATACTTCGAGCTGAACCACTTGAAGCAGCTCTTCCGTCAGGGCTGGCTGCGGGTGGGGATTCCGACCGAGCGCTGCGAGAGCGTGGCGGAGCACTCGCTCTTCGTGGCGCTGCTGTGCCTGTTCATCGCGGACAGCCACTTCCCGGAGGCGGACGCGGGTCGCGCGGTGCGCATCGCGCTGCTGCATGATCTGGGTGAGGCGTACGTGGGAGACCTGACGCCGCACGACGGCGTGGGCCGAGAGGACAAGCACGCGCGAGAGCGGCGGGCCATGGAGCAGCTCGTGGGGAAGCTGCCGCGCGGCGCGGAGTACCTGGCGCTCTGGGACGAGTACGAACAGGGCACGTCGTTCGAGGCGCGGCTCGTGCGGCAGGTGGACCGACTGGAGATGGGGCTGCAGGCCTGCGTCTACGAGCACCAGGGCGCGGGAGACCTGTCCGAGTTCTTCGCGTCGGTGGAGAAGGTGCTGGAGGCGCCTGAGCTGCGCGCGGTGCTCGCGGAGCTGGAGGCACTGCGGCCGGACTGA
- a CDS encoding glutathione S-transferase family protein, with protein MTVANEDLTRPILIGRSSSHFTRIARIFAAELGVAYDFHILRDIMSPNLQDYGGNPALKIPVLRTARGSWFGTLNVCRELRRHSTNKARVLWPEDLTESLSANLQELVLQTMATEVTIVMSRVGGGAQSGAHHDKLRTSLLNMMAWLEQNVDAALAELPSERSVSFLEVSLYCLVMHLSFREVLDTTPYAALTAFCQRFGQRASCVETTFRFDT; from the coding sequence ATGACTGTCGCGAATGAAGACCTCACCCGGCCCATCTTGATTGGCCGCTCGAGCTCTCACTTCACCCGCATCGCGCGCATCTTCGCGGCGGAGCTGGGCGTCGCCTACGACTTCCACATCCTGCGGGACATCATGTCGCCCAATCTCCAGGATTACGGCGGCAATCCCGCGCTCAAGATTCCCGTGCTGCGCACGGCCCGAGGCTCGTGGTTCGGTACGCTCAATGTCTGTCGCGAGCTGCGGCGCCACTCCACCAACAAGGCCCGCGTGCTGTGGCCCGAGGACCTGACCGAGTCCCTGTCCGCCAACTTGCAGGAGCTGGTCCTCCAGACCATGGCCACGGAGGTGACCATCGTCATGTCCAGGGTGGGGGGCGGGGCCCAGTCCGGGGCTCACCATGACAAGCTGCGCACGAGCCTGCTCAACATGATGGCGTGGCTGGAGCAGAACGTGGACGCCGCCCTCGCCGAGCTCCCTTCGGAGCGGAGCGTGAGCTTCCTCGAAGTCTCCCTCTATTGCCTCGTGATGCACCTGTCGTTCCGCGAGGTGCTGGACACCACCCCCTACGCGGCGCTCACCGCGTTCTGTCAGCGCTTCGGCCAGCGGGCCTCGTGCGTCGAGACGACCTTCCGCTTCGACACCTGA
- the def gene encoding peptide deformylase has translation MVLKIVQAGEPVLRQQARDLTPEEIVSPEIQRLIVLMRDTMRDAPGVGLAAPQVGVGLRLVVIEDRAEYQAGVAPADLSARERQPVPFHVLINPKLTVEDATPAEFHEGCLSVTGFAALVARARGVRVEALDEQGRPVTIRATGWYARILQHELDHLDGTLYVDRMATRSFTTGENHRRHWAGRSTAEVRSALRIPSDTE, from the coding sequence ATGGTGCTCAAGATCGTCCAGGCGGGAGAGCCGGTGCTGCGTCAACAGGCGCGAGACCTGACGCCCGAGGAGATTGTCAGTCCGGAGATTCAGCGGCTCATCGTGTTGATGCGGGACACGATGCGAGATGCCCCGGGCGTGGGGCTCGCGGCGCCTCAGGTCGGCGTGGGCCTTCGGCTGGTCGTCATCGAGGACCGCGCGGAGTACCAGGCCGGCGTGGCTCCCGCGGACCTCTCGGCGCGCGAGCGGCAGCCCGTGCCCTTCCATGTGCTCATCAACCCGAAGCTGACGGTGGAGGACGCGACCCCCGCCGAGTTCCATGAGGGCTGCCTCAGCGTGACCGGCTTCGCGGCGCTCGTGGCCCGAGCGCGCGGCGTGCGCGTGGAGGCGCTGGACGAGCAGGGCCGCCCCGTGACGATTCGCGCCACGGGCTGGTACGCCCGCATCCTCCAGCACGAGCTGGACCACCTCGACGGCACGCTCTACGTCGACCGGATGGCCACTCGCAGCTTCACGACGGGAGAGAACCATCGTCGCCACTGGGCCGGACGCTCCACCGCCGAGGTGCGGTCCGCGCTCCGGATTCCTTCCGACACAGAGTGA
- a CDS encoding MBL fold metallo-hydrolase has protein sequence MITEVQAGPYTVRGISVGGVYTSLQVPELDVVLDVGIPIRSFAGCDRIFLSHAHPDHASALGALLGIRRLMGKGAPQLFIPAEIEAPVHEALQVLSRLHHTSMEVTTVPMRHGDVQPLGQGLHVRAFRTHHPVPSLGYQFFRRATKLRPEFLALPPQEIAQRRKAGEDLFTQVDHLELAYATDTLSRILETEPTLFDSRVLVIECTFVDPKRSVQDARDRAHLHLDELLAQADRFRNEALVLMHFSQALGPQEVHALVRERLPPTLAERVRIFAPESGRWFG, from the coding sequence ATGATCACCGAGGTCCAGGCAGGTCCCTATACCGTCCGAGGCATCTCCGTCGGCGGTGTCTACACCTCCCTCCAGGTGCCCGAGCTGGACGTGGTGCTCGACGTCGGCATCCCCATCCGCTCGTTCGCCGGGTGCGACCGCATCTTCCTCAGCCACGCGCACCCGGACCACGCCAGCGCGCTCGGGGCACTGCTCGGCATCCGGCGGTTGATGGGGAAGGGCGCTCCGCAGCTCTTCATCCCCGCCGAAATCGAGGCGCCCGTCCACGAGGCCCTCCAGGTCCTCTCCCGGCTCCATCACACGTCGATGGAGGTGACCACCGTCCCCATGCGGCACGGAGATGTGCAGCCCCTCGGGCAGGGGCTCCACGTGCGCGCCTTTCGCACGCATCACCCCGTGCCCTCGCTCGGCTATCAGTTCTTCCGCCGCGCGACGAAGCTCCGCCCCGAGTTCCTCGCGCTGCCGCCGCAGGAGATCGCCCAGCGTCGCAAGGCCGGTGAGGACCTCTTCACCCAGGTGGACCACCTGGAACTCGCGTACGCGACGGACACGCTCTCGCGCATCCTCGAGACGGAGCCGACCTTGTTCGACTCGCGCGTGCTCGTCATCGAGTGCACTTTCGTCGACCCGAAGCGATCCGTGCAGGACGCGCGAGATCGCGCGCACCTCCACCTCGACGAGCTCCTCGCCCAGGCTGACCGCTTCCGCAACGAGGCCCTCGTGCTCATGCACTTCAGTCAGGCGCTCGGCCCGCAGGAGGTGCACGCCCTCGTTCGTGAGCGGTTGCCGCCCACGCTCGCGGAGCGCGTCCGCATCTTCGCGCCCGAGTCGGGTCGCTGGTTCGGTTGA